Proteins encoded in a region of the Podospora pseudopauciseta strain CBS 411.78 chromosome 6, whole genome shotgun sequence genome:
- the MAK10 gene encoding N-alpha-acetyltransferase, non-catalitic subunit (COG:S; EggNog:ENOG503NZJK; BUSCO:EOG09261IFQ) produces the protein MSNTSDSEPENLTRKLNDLSLNPTTTSTTTTPPNNTPQQQPFHHHHAAAGGGLFGFGDFGAQQGQGYQPYEEELLPPPSPPPPDFIMGGGDQQGIVAFDVTSKFRAAAGVTALELGELVKDGFFSLFESVGALEIMDPKMDSGCLAPGESLDEDYDVTRVLSPGEVIGIIDQMFCLEMAWYQGYPLSQTLLTNVYIDRMLEPEPMVLGDADFIRGKPVGEGETMHVVLRAYCLGVVKCCWYINDRIKFEHYYEEEDFVTNTYHRSLLDSFELDEINEELMAARRLVHSVRHTIGDQLAQALGFRLELRTAFLRAIELSVLRSNPDSLSLPWTQMEAVWEMIYKSRHLGTPVPEAFSTKIQRRLASTMPPRPIVKLSTEETYKHFKKLFADGIDVLNVLNYHDSQSLLQNFVMTFQSQKPQPLVYIRTLLQSFLFKDMIILGKLSIRHVIDDDLSLVVLPASKLLDPANDLVEAPHHWRYALAHQMETFRQRAAQSYLDIFRAFCQNRCRIRRTLCHSIQDWETVQLDAEQIDQLLQHQIEETPLVYPPTGDGGGGVGPTYSLPLSSWAYLYKLRLMEWIVQLGFELEIYAPDELGGMYWYLSELARSRARLVDRISFFTKHREAGQQAASPSAGQEAAFNKSRQYLYQTSLDAAITWEMADALSNLYAALGRLGLVVAPPRPYSTDEMRYDVRMKPFAAIGMPELPSWEVYRAATDRRQVETGRLLDDASLSLEQASRGLEVMERLSEKDSFSVGCFERWVGGVKGQIVAVDRAAVVVEVLKRRLEERGEDKKGVNELGLKVEIGKAVEGGHEWWVVPTVEEIGEA, from the exons ATGAGCAACACATCAGACTCTGAACCGGAGAATCTTACCAGAA AACTAAACGACTTAtccctcaaccccaccaccaccagcacgacaacaacaccaccaaacaacaccccacagcaacaaccttttcaccatcaccacgcagcagcaggaggagggttgtttgggtttggggattTTGGAGCGCAGCAGGGTCAGGGGTATCAGCCTTACGAGGAGGAGCTActaccaccgccatcaccaccaccaccggacTTTATcatggggggtggtgatcaGCAAGGGATCGTGGCGTTTGACGTGACGTCGAAGTTtagagctgctgctgggg TGACAGCGTTGGAACTGGGCGAATTAGTCAAGGATGGGTTTTTCAGTTTGTTTGAGAGTGTGGGCGCTTTAGAG ATCATGGACCCAAAGATGGACAGCGGCTGTCTTGCTCCCGGGGAGAGCCTGGATGAGGATTATGATGTGACGAGGGTGTTGAGTCCGGGGGAGGTAATTGGGATTATTGACCAGATGTTCTGTCTTGAGATGGCTTGGTATCAGGGGTATCCTCTTTCACAGACGTTGTTGACGAATGTGTATATTGATCGGATGCTGGAGCCGGAGCCGATGGTTTTGGGGGATGCGGATTTTATTAGGGGGAAACCagtgggggaaggggagacgATGCATGTTGTGCTGAGGGCTTattgtttgggggtggtgaagtgTTGTTGGTATATTAATGATCGGATCAAGTTTGAGCATTATTATgag GAAGAGGATTTCGTCACCAATACTTACCATCGCTCACTCTTGGATTCGTTTGAATTGGACGAGATCAACGAGGAACTCATGGCTGCTCGGAGGTTGGTGCATAGCGTTCGGCATACGATTGGCGATCAGCTTGCGCAAGCGTTGGGGTTCAGGCTGGAACTACGGACAGCCTTCTTGAGGGCGATAGAGCTGTCTGTGCTGAGGAGTAACCCTGATTCGTTGAGCCTGCCATGGACGCAGATGGAGGCTGTGTGGGAAATGATTTACAAGTCCAGGCATCTGGGGACACCGGTACCGGAGGCGTTCAGCACAAAGATTCAGAGGAGATTGGCGAGTACGATGCCGCCGAGGCCGATAGTAAAGCTGAGCACGGAGGAGACGTACAAGCACTTCAAGAAGTTGTTTGCGGACGGGATTGATGTGTTGAATGTGCTGAATTATCACGATTCGCAGAGTTTATTG CAGAACTTTGTCATGACGTTCCAatcccaaaaaccccaacccctcgtCTACATCCGCACTTTGCTCCAGTCCTTTTTGTTCAAAGACATGATCATCCTCGGCAAGCTCTCCATCCGCCACGTCATCGACGATGACTTGAGTCTGGTCGTCCTCCCGGCAAGCAAACTCCTCGACCCAGCCAACGACCTCGTCGAAGCCCCCCACCACTGGCGATACGCCCTTGCCCACCAAATGGAAACCTTCCGCCAGCGCGCTGCCCAATCCTACCTTGACATCTTCCGCGCCTTTTGCCAGAACCGCTGCCGAATCAGACGAACGCTCTGCCACTCGATCCAAGACTGGGAAACGGTCCAGCTGGACGCTGAGCAGATTGATCAGCTGCTGCAGCACCAAATCGAGGAGACGCCGCTGGTGTATCCGCCTACGGGagatgggggcgggggagtaGGACCGACGTATTCCCTCCCCTTGTCGAGCTGGGCGTATCTGTACAAGTTGCGACTGATGGAGTGGATTGTGCAGCTGGGGTTCGAGCTGGAGATTTATGCGCCCGACGAGCTGGGGGGGATGTACTGGTACCTATCCGAGCTGGCTAGATCCCGAGCGAGGTTGGTGGATCGGATCAGCTTTTTTACCAAGCACAGGGAGGCTGGGCAGCAGGCTGCTAGCCCGTCGGCGGGGCAGGAGGCGGCGTTTAACAAGTCGAGGCAGTATTTGTATCAGACTAGTTTGGATGCGGCTATCACCTGGGAGATGGCGGATGCGTTGTCGAACTTGTATGCTgcgttggggaggttggggttggtggtggcgccgccgaggccgtACAGTACTGATGAGATGAGGTATGATGTGCGGATGAAGCCTTTTGCGGCGATTGGGATGCCGGAGCTGCCCAGTTGGGAGGTGTACAGGGCTGCGACGGATAGGCGGCAGGTGGAGACGGGGAGGTTGCTGGATGATGCGAGTCTGAGCTTGGAGCAGGCGAgtagggggttggaggttaTGGAGAGGCTGAGCGAGAAGGATAGTTTTAGCGTGGGGTGTTTTGagaggtgggttgggggggtgaaggggcaGATTGTGGCGGTTGATAgggctgcggtggtggtggaggttttgAAGAGGAGactggaggagaggggggaggataaAAAGGGGGTCAACGAGTTGGGACTCAAGGTTGAGATTGgcaaggcggtggagggggggcatGAGTGGTGGGTTGTTCCTACGGTAGAGGAGATTGGTGAGGCTTGA
- a CDS encoding hypothetical protein (COG:C; EggNog:ENOG503P6NP) translates to MTFAWKAAGLTYNRYLAVASRVVRRSLKEEKRLAAERRGVSEIRFAKWSNGKQGELKNLEQANAAAAVESAAQGGQ, encoded by the exons ATGACCTTTGCGTGGAAAGCCGCTGGCCTGAC CTACAACCGCTACCTGGCCGTTGCCTCCCGGGTTGTGCGCCGCAgcttgaaggaggagaagagactTGCTGCTGAGCGCAGAGGTGTTTCTGAAATTAGGTTTGCGAAGTGGTCG AACGGAAAGCAGGGCGAGCTTAAGAACCTTGAGCAGGCTAACGCTgcggctgctgttgagagTGCTGCTCAGGGTGGCCAGTAA
- the QCR2 gene encoding ubiquinol-cytochrome c reductase core subunit 1 (MEROPS:MER0003544; EggNog:ENOG503NXHG; COG:C), whose amino-acid sequence MICRSALSRGSKLALGRQGARGFAAAASPKASYEPTTIAGVKVASRDDNGPTTRLAVVAKAGTRYEPLPGLTNTNKRSALRITREAELLGGQLTAYHTREALVLQASFLREDLPYFTELLAEVVSQTRYTTHEFHEEVKDIIHQKQAKVDASAVALDAAHAVAFHSGLGAPLYPTPSTPIDSYLNEQAVADFAAVAYSKSNIAVVSDGASEHGLQKWIEPFFKTVPAQGSGSLNNVASKYHGGEQRISAVGQNSVVIAFPGASLGASSPETAVLAGLLGGESTIKWSPGFSLLSQAAAPGAQAKATNYAYSDAGLLVIQINGQSAAAAKALLEGKASVASVGDLHVLPFAEDLGLQV is encoded by the exons atGATCTGCAGATCGGCTCTGTCGAGAGGCAGCAAGCTGGCCCTCGGGCGCCAGGGAGCCCGCGGtttcgctgctgctgcctcacCCAAGGCCTCGTATGAGCCCACTACCATCGCCGGCGTCAAGGTTGCTTCCCGAGACGACAATGGCCCGACCACCCgcctcgccgtcgtcgcaAAGGCCGGCACCCGATACGAGCCCCTCCCCGGACTGACG AACACCAACAAGCGCTCTGCTCTCCGCATCACCCGTGAGGCCGAGCTCCTCGGCGGTCAATTGACTGCTTACCACACCCGCGAGGCCCTTGTGCTGCAAGCCAGCTTCCTCCGCGAGGACCTCCCCTACTTCACCGAGCTCCTTGCCGAGGTCGTCTCGCAGACGCGGTACACCA CTCACGAGTTCCacgaggaggtcaaggataTCATTCACCAGAAGCAGGCCAAGGTGGACGCCTCCGCCGTTGCCCTCGATGCCGCCCACGCCGTCGCTTTCCACTCTGGCCTCGGTGCCCCTCTCTATCCCACCCCAAGCACACCCATCGACTCCTACCTGAATGAGCAGGCCGTTGCCGACTTCGCCGCCGTTGCCTACTCCAAGTCCAACATCGCCGTTGTCTCCGACGGTGCCAGCGAGCACGGCCTCCAAAAGTGGATCGAGCCCTTCTTCAAGACCGTCCCGGCCCAGGGCTCCGGCTCCCTCAACAACGTCGCCTCCAAGTACCACGGTGGTGAGCAGCGCATCTCCGCCGTCGGCCAGAACTCGGTTGTTATCGCTTTCCCCGGTGCCTCCCTCGGTGCCAGCAGCCCCGAGACTGCCGTCCTTGCCggtctcctcggcggcgagTCCACCATCAAGTGGTCTCCCGGCTTCTCCCTCCTGTCCCAGGCTGCCGCCCCCGGTGCCCAGGCCAAGGCCACCAACTACGCCTACTCTGATGCTGgtctcctcgtcatccaGATCAACGGCCAGTCCGCGGCC GCTGCCAAGGCTCTCCTCGAGGGCAAGGCTTCGGTGGCGTCGGTTGGTGACCTCCACGTGCTCCCCTTCGCCGAGGACCTCGGCCTTCAGGTATAA
- the RPC82 gene encoding RNA polymerase III subunit C82 (EggNog:ENOG503NZ6S; COG:K; BUSCO:EOG092610QT), translating to MLVTAPFAEFCTLTIDEIYGELPSRIYASLLMRGRSTIQQLAGDTGMNARQLRHGLALLLQHNLLHYHLDAGSPHYFYEANVEHAYNLARTGKILQMVEETHGAAAKDVMQTIILTGLTRVGDLVDAYQNRIDRMNRIKEKLKAEEDPFGNGVESHEVNGEPKPKPTPQSSKSDPLISSIADLNKIIYKLVEAELLIGVHKTSFESPEDLLATIESDIQKTYPGGEVKGNKAKAEYKDKVAEALRKNRSESRSLKRKLEQNGLSAKRRKLFDGAASANGTPDGEMDLGIDPQQVMCINYEKCLVELRNRRLMHYAEEAFGQTTSWVYASLLNLLSKDISRCRDDSITDHYEKDEEKPAPVVVTTSQLLDVLKTSLDLSVGLGQVDADKISVTAAEKIAELPPRKKFFIDVQAEADANASSDDDDEGEDVKPATNGVKGVNGTHVTNGVNGTAKRVDRRTQLRQHLLLLSESTQGFLRHCGAEEWTVDFEPLMAALRQAEIDATIENTVGREGVRLVRMLRAKGKLDEKAIMSVALMRKADMSKKLAEMHKYGFVQTQEVPREAKADVKKSFFLWYFDGTMALERILDVSYKTMIHSLQVLDTLREKDQHVLSLIKRSDVKGQEDDKLRKIHKEKLTQFLKLERMLLGQIQRVDDLVAVLRDY from the exons atgttggtg ACCGCGCCTTTCGCAGAGTTTTGCACTCTGACCATCGACGAGATCTATGGCGAGCTGCCCTCGAGGATCTACGCATCGCTTCTCATGCGAGGCAGAAGCACGATCCAACAGCTCGCTGGTGACACCGGCATGAACGCGCGCCAGCTCCGTCACGGTCTCGCCCTTCTTTTGCAGCATAATTTGCTGCACTACCATCTCGATGCCGGGTCACCCCACTATTTCTACGAGGCCAATGTTGAACATGCTTACAACCTCGCGCGTACGGGGAAAATCCTTCAGATGGTCGAGGAGACCCATGGAGCGGCTGCCAAGGATGTGATGCAAACCATCATTCTGACCGGCTTAACACGAGTCGGCGATCTTGTGGATGCGTACCAGAATCGAATCGACAGGATGAACAGaatcaaggagaagctcaaggcagaggaggatCCATTCGGCAATGGCGTAGAGTCGCATGAAGTGAACGGCgagcccaagcccaagccaaccccccaatccagCAAATCGGACCCCTTGATCAGCAGCATCGCCGACCTGAACAAGATCATCTACAAGCTGGTTGAGGCCGAGCTACTTATTGGGGTTCACAAGACAAGCTTCGAGAGTCCCGAAGACCTGTTGGCGACCATCGAGTCCGACATCCAAAAGACATACCCTGGCGGTGAAGTCAAAGGAAACAAGGCCAAAGCCGAGTACAAGGACAAGGTGGCTGAGGCGTTGCGCAAAAACCGAAGCGAATCGAGATCCCTGAAGCGGAAACTGGAGCAGAATGGCTTGTCTGCAAAGCGACGCAAGCTGTTCGACGGTGCCGCTTCGGCCAATGGTACGCCTGATGGAGAGATGGACCTTGGTATCGAT CCACAACAAGTGATGTGTATCAACTACGAAAAGTGCCTTGTGGAGCTACGGAATCGTCGCCTCATGCACTATGCTGAGGAGGCCTTTGGACAGACGACTTCTTGGGTGTATGCCTCGCTTTTGAACCTTCTTAGCAAGGACATCTCTCGCTGCCGCGACGACTCAATCACCGATCATTATGAGAAGGATGAAGAGAAACCTGCGCCTGTTGTGGTCACGACATCACAGCTTCTGGACGTTCTGAAAACCAGCCTTGATCTTTCTGTGGGGCTCGGCCAAGTGGATGCCGACAAGATCTCAGTCACAGCCGCCGAGAAGATTGCAGAACTgccgccgaggaagaagttCTTCATTGACGTCCAAGCCGAAGCTGACGCCAATGCTAGctccgatgatgatgatgaaggggaggatgtcaAGCCCGCGACAAATGGTGTTAAGGGGGTGAATGGGACCCATGTGACGAACGGCGTCAATGGGACGGCCAAACGGGTGGACCGCCGAACTCAGCTCCGGCAACACTTGTTGCTTCTATCAGAAAGCACGCAGGGCTTTTTGCGGCATTGTGGAGCGGAAGAATGGACGGTCGACTTTGAACCGTTGATGGCAGCCTTGCGACAGGCCGAAATCGATGCGACCATTGAGAATACGGTAGGCCGCGAGGGTGTTCGACTAGTGCGCATGCTGCGGGCCAAGGGCAAGCTGGACGAGAAGGCGATTATGAGCGTAGCTCTCATGCGAAAAGCCGACATGTCGAAAAAGCTGGCAGAGATGCACAAGTACGGTTTCGTTCAGACGCAAGAAGTGCCCAGGGAGGCCAAGGCAGACGTGAAGAAGTCATTCTTCCTCTGGTATTTCGACGGCACCATGGCGCTTGAGCGGATTCTCGACGTTTCGTACAAGACGATGATCCACTCCCTCCAAGTGCTCGATACGCTTCGGGAGAAGGACCAGCACGTCTTGTCCCTGATCAAGCGAAGCGACGTCAAGGGTCAAGAGGACGACAAATTGCGCAAGATCCATAAGGAGAAGCTCACTCAGTTTTTGAAGCTCGAGCGGATGTTACTTGGTCAGATTCAGCGTGTGGACGACCTGGTCGCCGTGCTGCGGGACTACTAA